Proteins from one Sordaria macrospora chromosome 1, complete sequence genomic window:
- a CDS encoding mitochondrial 37S ribosomal protein mS29: protein MSASNCLRCLVRPSAVALVPRQMLQAGGGTLTFTANASFKAAGASASQGGRNSPANRPMKLRFRKVKKKGVASHQGKPPAPGERKAYRKKIVLSNNNALPVPGLENLRPADLSKQDNVGTIKALPEDVVDALRAMEAFKPTQCWGIFRQPAMLVRQETVDLVNKMKAAEKGRKMIRVVIEGNRITGKSMMLLQAMTHAFMNDWVVLHIPEAQELTTAVTEYAPIESSPLWTQPTYTLKLLQAFKRANEKVLSRMNTVYSHADLPQIIPINSPLLQLINSAKEADGAWAVFQALWRELNAENAGRPPILFSLDGLAHIMKVSDYRDPAFKLIHSHDLTLVKLFTDILSGNQVMPNGGAVLAATTRGNSPRSASMELAIAQREAEKAKAEVVPQRDPYSKKYDDRVESVMKSVDILRLKGVSKAEARGLLEYWAASGVLKKRVDEQIVSEKWTLSGNGVVGEMERATLLTMKA, encoded by the exons ATGTCGGCGTCCAACTGCCTTCGGTGCCTCGTGCGCCCCTCGGCCGTGGCCCTGGTCCCCCGCCAGATGCTCCAGGCCGGTGGCGGCACCCTCACCTTCACAGCCAACGCCTCGTTCAAGGCCGCcggcgccagcgccagccagGGAGGCCGTAACTCCCCCGCGAACCGGCCCATGAAGCTGCGTTTCAGaaaggtcaagaagaagggcgtcGCATCCCACCAGGGCAAGCCGCCTGCGCCCGGCGAGCGCAAGGCCTACCGCAAGAAGATCGTGCTCAGCAACAATAACGCCCTTCCCGTGCCGGGGCTCGAGAACTTGAGGCCAGCGGACCTGTCCAAGCAGGATAACGTCGGCACCATCAAGGCCCTGCCCGAAGACGTGGTCGATGCCCTCCGCGCCATGGAGGCCTTCAAGCCCACCCAGTGCTGGGGAATCTTCCGCCAGCCCGCCATGCTCGTCCGCCAGGAGACGGTCGACCTCGTCAACAAGATGAAGGCTGCCGAGAAGGGCCGCAAGATGATCCGCGTGGTCATCGAGGGTAACAGGATAACGGGCAAGagcatgatgttgttgcaAGCCATGACCCATGCGTTTATGAACGACTGGGTGGTGTTGCATATTCCGGAGG CCCAAGAACTAACCACAGCCGTAACCGAGTACGCCCCCATCGAGTCTTCCCCTCTCTGGACGCAGCCAACCTACACCCTCAAGCTTTTGCAAGCCTTCAAGCGCGCCAATGAGAAAGTCCTGTCGCGCATGAACACGGTCTACTCGCACGCCGACCTGCCGCAAATCATCCCCATCAACTCCCCGCTTCTCCAACTCATCAACTCCGCCAAAGAAGCCGACGGCGCCTGGGCCGTTTTCCAAGCCCTTTGGCGCGAACTCAACGCCGAAAACGCCGGTCGTCCCCCCATTTTGTTTTCCCTCGACGGCCTAGCCCACATCATGAAAGTCTCCGACTACCGCGACCCGGCCTTCAAGCTGATTCACTCGCACGACTTGACGCTCGTCAAGCTGTTCACGGATATTTTGTCGGGCAACCAAGTGATGCCAAACGGCGGAGCGGTGCTGGCTGCTACTACCCGCGGTAACTCGCCGAGAAGCGCTAGTATGGAGTTGGCTATTGCCCAACGCGAAgcggagaaggcgaaggccGAGGTGGTGCCGCAGCGCGACCCCTACAGCAAGAAATACGACGATCGCGTGGAGAGCGTCATGAAGAGCGTGGATATTTTGAGGCTCAAGGGCGTGAGCAAGGCTGAGGCCAGGGGATTGCTCGAGTATTGGGCTGCGAGCGGCGTGCTCAAGAAGAGGGTCGATGAGCAGATTGTTAGTGAGAAGTGGACGTTGAGCGGGAATGGAGTGgtgggggagatggagagggcgaCGCTTTTGACTATGAAGGCTTAA